One Longimicrobium sp. genomic window, GAGGACACCTGGAGCGAGCCGAGGTCGAGCTTCTTGCGCATGGGGACTATCTCCCGATTTCGGGTGTTGGCGGAAAGGACATCCGCCGGGCGGCGGATGTGGCGAGGCGCGCTCGAGGAAGACGACCGGCCGGGCGCGCCGTGAGCGACCCAGGGCGAGCATCGTACCACCGCGGCGGCCCGGAGGGAGCGGCGTGCAGGTGCAAGGGACACAACGAGTTCCGCCGGACGGCCCGCGTGGAGGCCCGTCCGGCGGAGTGTTCACTTCGGGGCAGCCCCGCCCCAGGTGGGACAGCGCCCCTGTTCGCCTGCGAGGAATGGGCCGTTAGAGAGCGGAGGGCATGACGTCGGGCGCGGGCGGCGCGACGTCTTCCATGAGGTCCTTCGCCACGGAGTCCTCCGCCTGCTCGCGGTAGACGGCCGGCGCGGTGGGGCAGAGGGTGGCCACCACGCATCGCTCGCAGTACGCCCGGCGCGCAGTGCAGACGGCGCGGCCGTGGTCGATCACCAGGTGGGTGAAGATCACCCGCTTCTCGGGCGCGAGCAGCGCCAGCAGGTCCTGCTCGATCTGGGTCGGGTCGTCCTCGCGCGTGAGCCCCAGCCGCGCGGCCACGCGCTTCACGTGCGTGTCGACCACCACGCCCTCGGCGATCCCGAAGCCCACGCCCAGCACCACGTTCGCCGTCTTGCGCCCCACGCCGGGCAGCGTGGTGAGCGCCTCCATCGACGCCGGCACCTCGCCGCCGAAGCGCTCGACCAGCGCCCGGCCCAGGCCGATCAGCGCCTTCGACTTGTTGCGGAAGAAGTTGAGCGTCTTGAGGTAGCCCTCCATCTCCTCCTGGCTGGCGGCCGCGTAGTCTTCCGCCGTCCGGAAGCGCGCGAAGAGCGCCGGCGTCACCCGGTTCACCGCCGCGTCGGTGGTCTGCGCGGAGAGGATGGTGGCCGCCAGCAGCTGCAGGGGGGTCTCGTGGTCCAGCGAGCAGCGGCTGTCGGGGTACGCCCGCTCCAGCCGCGCGACGATCTCGGCCGTGCGCTCACGCCGGGCGCGCCTGCTTTCTCTTGGCAAAGTGCTCCTCGACTTCTTCCAGTTCCCACGCGTTCAGCACGTCACGCGCGCCCAGCCACCCCTTCCTCGCCACGCGCACGCCCCACTGCACGTTGTCGAGCGCGGCGGTGGAGTGCGCGTCGGGGTTGATGGGGACCAGCACCCCGCGCCCGGCGGCGTAGCGGGCGTTCTCCCAGTCCACGTCCAGCCGCGCCGGGTCGGCGTTGATCTCCACCGCCACCCCGTGCTCGGCCGCCGCGTCGATCACCGCGCGCACGTCCACCGGGTAGGCGTCGCGGCGCAGCAGCAGCCGCCCCGTGGCGTGCCCCAGGATGGTGAGGCGGGGGTTGGAGACGGCGCGCAGCAGGCGGTCGGTCATCTCCTTCTCCCCGATCCCGAACGCCGAGTGCACCGAGCCCACCACGTAGTCGAAGACCGCCAGCACGTCGTCGGGGTAGTCCAGCCGCCCGTCGGGGAGGATGTCGCTCTCGATGCCGTGGAAGAGGCGGAAGCGCCGCTTCCCCTTCCCCCCGTGCGCGCGGTTCCAGCCGTCCACCTCCGCGCGCTGCGACCGCACCTTCATCGGCGTGAGCCCGCCCGCGTACCCGGCCGACTGCGAGTGGTCGCCGGTGCCCAGGTAGCTCCAGCCGCGCTCCCGGGCCGCCTCGGCCATCTCCGCCAGCGTGGCGCGCCCGTCGGAGTACGTGGTGTGGCAGTGGAAGGTGCCCTTGAGGTCGCCCACCTCGACGAGCTTCGGCAGCCGCCCCTCCGCCGCCGCCTCGACCTCGCCCCACCCCTCGCGCAGCTCCGGCTCGATGAAGTCGAGCCCCAGCGCCCGGTAGAACGCCTTCTCGCTCCGGGGCCTGAGCCGCTCCCCGCCGCGCCACAGCCCGTCTTCCGCGAAGCTCAAGCCCAGCGACTCCGCCCGCTCTTCGAGCTGCCGCAGGTGCGCCGCGCTCCCGGTCTCCCGCACCAGCGCGGCCACGAAGCGGTCGGGGGCCACGCAGGTGAGCCGCGCCGCCAGCCCGTCCGAGAAGCGGATCTCCGCCGCGTCCGGCTCCGGGGGGCCCGCCGGCGCCGCGCCGCTCAGGGCCCGGAAGGCCGCGAGCACCTCCGCGGGCTCCTTCGCCGCGGCGACGAGGTCGACCCGCTCCACCACCTCCAGGTCGCGCCGCACCTCTCCCGCGACGTCCGCCTTCGACACGCCGCCCAGCGTCTCCAGCCAGTCCAGCAGCCGCTCGGCGATCTCCAGCGCCGCGTAGAGCCGCCGCCGCCCGCGCCCGGCGCGCGCGAAGGCGATCCCCTCCAGCACCTTCTGCTCGGTCTTCGCGCCGAAGCCGGGGAGCGGGGCCAGGCGGCCGGCGAGCGCCGCCTCCTCCAGCCGGTCGAGCGAGTCGATGCCCAGGTCGGCCCAGACGGTGCGGACGCGCCTGGGGCCCAGCCCCTTGATGCGCATCAGGTCGTAGAGGCCCACCGGCGTCTCCGCGGCCAGGCGGTTGTAGAGCGAGCTCTCGCCCGTCTCCACCAGCTCGCGGATCACCGCCGCGATCCCCTCGCCCACGCCGGGGAGGCTGGTCAGCTTCCCCTTCGCGGCGAGGTCCACCAGGTCGGCGCCGGTGGCCTCGATGCGGCGGGCGGCGTTCTGGTAGGCGCGGGCGCGGAAGGGGTCGCCGCCCACCACCTCCAGCAGCATGGCGATCTCGGCGAGCACCCCCGCGACCTCGGGCGCCTTCATCCCGTGGCGCCCTCCGAGCGCAGGCCGCCGCCGGAGAGCCCCACCCGGAAGTGCGGCAGGCGGGAGAGGGGGACCGAGCCCGGCCGGTCCTCGGCGCGCCGCTCGGCGGCCGTCATCGGCACCACGTCCTCGGAGTGCGTGTCGACGTACCAGAGGGCGCGCGCCAGCAGCTTGAGCGCCTCGGCGTTGGTGAGGATCGAGTAGAGGCCCTTGATCTCGCCGCCGGGGAGGATGTTCTCGAAGTCGCGCGCCCCCTCGCGCCCCGGCGTCTCGGCCCACACCGCCGGAATGCCCGGCCCCACCTCGGTGTCGAAGGGGATGATGCTGAACCCCGCGCGCCCGCGGCGGAGGCCGAGGACCATGAGCACCTGCAGGTCGTGGTACGGCAGCCCCAGCGGGTCCTGCCCCTGGGCGAGGGTGGCGAAGAAGCCGTCCACCGGCTCCGGGGGCACGTCCACCGCGATGCTGGCCCAGAACAGCTTGGGCGGCAGCTGCACGTAGACGCTGGGGTGCGGCAGGGTGAGCTCCCACCCGGCCAGCGATGGCGCGGCCTCGACCAGGTAGCGGGCCAGCGGCGCGTCGAGCACGTAGCAGCGCCGCCCGAAGCGCCAGAAGTTGAAGGCGTGGTAGAAGAGCGCCAGGTACTCCGCGCCCGCCTCGGGGGGCGCCTCCGGGGGCACCAGCTCGCGCGCCGCGTCGGCCGCGACGGTGAGGAAGCCGAAGCGCTCGCGGTGGGC contains:
- the nth gene encoding endonuclease III, which translates into the protein MPRESRRARRERTAEIVARLERAYPDSRCSLDHETPLQLLAATILSAQTTDAAVNRVTPALFARFRTAEDYAAASQEEMEGYLKTLNFFRNKSKALIGLGRALVERFGGEVPASMEALTTLPGVGRKTANVVLGVGFGIAEGVVVDTHVKRVAARLGLTREDDPTQIEQDLLALLAPEKRVIFTHLVIDHGRAVCTARRAYCERCVVATLCPTAPAVYREQAEDSVAKDLMEDVAPPAPDVMPSAL
- a CDS encoding helix-hairpin-helix domain-containing protein — translated: MKAPEVAGVLAEIAMLLEVVGGDPFRARAYQNAARRIEATGADLVDLAAKGKLTSLPGVGEGIAAVIRELVETGESSLYNRLAAETPVGLYDLMRIKGLGPRRVRTVWADLGIDSLDRLEEAALAGRLAPLPGFGAKTEQKVLEGIAFARAGRGRRRLYAALEIAERLLDWLETLGGVSKADVAGEVRRDLEVVERVDLVAAAKEPAEVLAAFRALSGAAPAGPPEPDAAEIRFSDGLAARLTCVAPDRFVAALVRETGSAAHLRQLEERAESLGLSFAEDGLWRGGERLRPRSEKAFYRALGLDFIEPELREGWGEVEAAAEGRLPKLVEVGDLKGTFHCHTTYSDGRATLAEMAEAARERGWSYLGTGDHSQSAGYAGGLTPMKVRSQRAEVDGWNRAHGGKGKRRFRLFHGIESDILPDGRLDYPDDVLAVFDYVVGSVHSAFGIGEKEMTDRLLRAVSNPRLTILGHATGRLLLRRDAYPVDVRAVIDAAAEHGVAVEINADPARLDVDWENARYAAGRGVLVPINPDAHSTAALDNVQWGVRVARKGWLGARDVLNAWELEEVEEHFAKRKQARPA